The proteins below are encoded in one region of Flavobacteriales bacterium:
- the porU gene encoding type IX secretion system sortase PorU — MSESDMKWSVKLGWEAINKNYISSSVQVEFLSFTGAEYDLGRSTLPIYSKRILVNTNGKCIWTLANEVYVDVDVNENRIVENENVNENINLVARIGYDKGNAFSNVSFIPIRRKKNSNLYEKLTSFDLILRIVEESELVYSKSHSTNFGISSILHSGVFYKIGISSSGIYKLDYEYIKNLGIDVDHIDPRNIKLYGNGGGMLPKLNSAKRADDLLENAVFISGESDGDFNEEDYLLFYGGGPDEVTFNYLDKTYSHVKNIYSNQSYYFITVSTTEGLRIEEVPSSDSSITNSVSSFDDIIVHELDEHNLIKSGSEWFGEVFETQVNYSFNHEISNPDPSSTSHVTMRCIARSADTSSFMNLLLNGELKERIEINKINPLYYTAYYKAGLAEFDFLVEENLDLQLSYDKYTTASFAWLDYYELEVRRLLIYDNSPMLFFDKLSVGAGNVSEFTIGNYSSSSHVWNITDNAKVYSVQGAWSNDSFSFVELTDSLNKYVVFQDEDDFLVPISFEVIVNQNLHAEVSPDMVIISPQSLLLQANRLAQFHRDEDDLTVLVVTPNEIYNEFSSGALDVVAIRDFLRMFYERSNSEFPLYLLLFGDGSYDSKDRIEGNNNLIPSYQSPESSTSTLSYVSDDYFAFLDPTEGVWNAMDADYLDLGVGRIPVNTIQEARQVVDKIMNYYSKNSIGKWRNIVGITSDDEDSNIHQIQAETLAEMLEESNKVINVNKIYLDAFKQVTTGAGDLVPGATEALDRLVESGALFINYTGHGGELGWTEEGFLRNSNINNWNNINNLPYLLQLHVSFLGGMIPVGFLPENT; from the coding sequence ATGTCTGAATCAGATATGAAATGGAGTGTTAAACTTGGTTGGGAGGCGATTAATAAAAACTATATATCCTCTTCTGTTCAAGTTGAATTTTTATCGTTTACTGGTGCAGAGTATGATCTAGGAAGGAGTACTTTACCTATTTATTCAAAAAGAATTCTTGTAAATACGAATGGGAAATGTATTTGGACTCTAGCAAATGAAGTTTATGTAGATGTTGATGTAAATGAGAATAGGATAGTAGAGAACGAGAACGTAAATGAAAATATAAATTTAGTAGCCAGAATTGGATACGATAAAGGAAACGCTTTTAGCAACGTTTCATTTATTCCAATACGTAGAAAAAAGAACTCGAATTTATATGAAAAATTAACCTCATTCGATCTCATATTAAGAATTGTTGAAGAGTCAGAACTAGTTTATTCCAAATCACATAGCACAAACTTTGGAATTTCGTCAATTCTTCATTCAGGTGTTTTTTATAAAATTGGGATATCCTCAAGTGGGATTTATAAATTGGATTATGAATACATTAAAAATCTTGGAATAGATGTAGATCATATTGATCCAAGAAATATAAAATTGTATGGGAACGGCGGCGGCATGTTGCCTAAATTAAACTCTGCCAAAAGAGCTGATGACCTTTTGGAAAACGCTGTCTTTATCAGTGGAGAGAGCGATGGGGATTTCAATGAAGAGGACTATTTGTTGTTTTATGGAGGGGGGCCTGATGAAGTAACTTTCAATTACCTTGATAAAACATATTCTCATGTTAAAAATATTTATTCTAATCAATCATATTATTTCATTACCGTTTCTACAACGGAAGGTTTGCGGATTGAAGAAGTGCCTAGTAGTGATAGCTCCATAACTAATAGTGTCAGTTCTTTTGACGATATAATAGTACATGAATTGGATGAACATAACTTGATTAAATCTGGGAGTGAATGGTTCGGAGAGGTTTTTGAAACACAAGTTAATTATAGTTTTAATCATGAAATTTCAAACCCAGATCCTAGTTCAACTTCTCACGTTACAATGAGATGTATTGCGCGATCCGCAGATACTAGTAGTTTTATGAATCTTTTATTGAATGGCGAATTAAAAGAGAGAATTGAAATTAATAAAATAAACCCATTGTATTATACGGCTTATTATAAGGCGGGGTTGGCTGAATTTGATTTTTTAGTTGAGGAGAATTTAGACCTCCAATTAAGTTATGATAAGTATACAACTGCATCATTCGCTTGGTTAGACTATTATGAATTGGAGGTTAGGAGATTGTTAATATATGATAATAGCCCTATGCTGTTTTTTGATAAACTTTCTGTTGGGGCTGGAAATGTTTCGGAGTTTACTATTGGGAATTATTCGTCTAGTTCTCACGTTTGGAATATTACGGATAATGCTAAGGTCTACTCTGTTCAAGGGGCATGGAGTAATGATAGTTTTTCATTTGTAGAACTAACAGATTCGTTAAATAAATATGTTGTTTTTCAGGATGAGGATGATTTTCTAGTTCCAATAAGTTTTGAAGTAATTGTAAATCAAAACCTGCATGCAGAAGTATCTCCGGATATGGTGATAATTTCACCACAGAGCCTATTGCTTCAGGCAAATAGATTGGCTCAATTCCATAGAGATGAGGATGATTTAACGGTATTGGTAGTAACACCCAATGAAATTTATAATGAGTTTTCTTCCGGAGCATTAGATGTTGTAGCAATAAGAGATTTTTTAAGGATGTTTTATGAAAGAAGTAATTCTGAATTTCCTCTTTATCTTTTGTTGTTCGGGGATGGGTCTTACGATAGTAAGGATAGAATAGAAGGAAATAACAATCTTATTCCAAGCTACCAATCACCAGAGTCTAGTACTTCGACTTTGTCATATGTATCGGACGATTATTTTGCTTTTTTAGATCCAACTGAAGGTGTTTGGAATGCCATGGATGCAGATTATTTGGATTTAGGCGTTGGAAGGATTCCTGTTAATACTATACAGGAGGCCAGGCAAGTTGTAGATAAAATAATGAATTATTACAGTAAGAATTCAATTGGAAAGTGGAGAAATATTGTTGGTATAACAAGTGATGATGAGGATTCTAATATTCATCAAATTCAGGCAGAGACTCTGGCTGAAATGCTAGAAGAATCAAATAAGGTTATTAACGTGAATAAAATTTACCTGGATGCATTTAAGCAGGTAACTACTGGGGCTGGAGATTTGGTACCTGGTGCAACAGAGGCTCTGGATAGATTAGTAGAGTCGGGTGCGTTATTTATAAACTATACTG
- a CDS encoding type IX secretion system membrane protein PorP/SprF — protein sequence MIKNFHFLIILAVFAGVSQTEQAVAQDAQFTQFYANQLYLNPAFAGAERCPRMALNYRNEWPALSGQFVTYSASYDQYSDHLQGGIGLLMSYDNAGAGTLYTLNVSGMYAYQIPINRQISLRLAIEAGIHQKSLNWEKLVFGDQIDDRFGFTHQQSQQVKPPTNIKPDFSAGTLIFSETFFAGYSAHHITQPDEGLGGTSLLPRKHTAHAGLVVPFNDDHHDSFISPNIVWQAQGDFRELNLGVFVQKGPAVVGLWYRNGDAFIVLLGMHTDAWKIGYTYDVTTSKLNIQNSNGSHEISFGMHFPCKPKAKVFRLVNCPSF from the coding sequence ATGATTAAGAATTTTCATTTCTTGATAATACTTGCGGTTTTCGCAGGTGTTTCACAGACTGAACAGGCAGTTGCCCAGGATGCGCAGTTCACACAATTCTACGCAAACCAACTATATCTAAATCCTGCATTTGCTGGCGCTGAAAGGTGCCCACGTATGGCTTTAAACTACAGAAATGAGTGGCCTGCACTTAGCGGTCAATTTGTTACCTACAGCGCTTCTTACGACCAATATTCAGATCATCTTCAAGGTGGAATCGGCCTACTAATGAGTTATGACAATGCAGGGGCAGGAACTTTGTATACGCTAAATGTAAGTGGTATGTACGCGTATCAAATTCCTATAAACAGGCAAATTTCCCTTAGGCTTGCGATCGAAGCTGGAATTCATCAAAAATCTTTGAACTGGGAGAAACTGGTATTTGGAGATCAAATTGATGACAGATTTGGATTTACTCACCAACAATCCCAACAGGTAAAACCTCCAACGAATATCAAACCTGACTTTTCTGCAGGCACATTAATATTTAGTGAGACATTTTTCGCAGGGTATTCTGCCCATCATATTACACAACCTGATGAAGGGCTTGGTGGAACAAGCTTACTTCCAAGAAAACATACTGCGCACGCTGGTTTAGTCGTCCCGTTTAATGATGATCACCACGATTCTTTTATTTCACCAAATATTGTATGGCAAGCCCAAGGCGATTTCAGAGAATTAAACTTAGGGGTATTTGTGCAGAAAGGGCCAGCTGTTGTTGGACTATGGTATAGGAACGGAGATGCATTCATCGTTTTATTAGGAATGCATACAGATGCTTGGAAAATCGGCTACACATATGATGTAACCACATCTAAACTTAATATTCAAAATTCTAACGGGTCACATGAAATTTCTTTCGGAATGCACTTCCCATGTAAGCCTAAGGCAAAAGTATTTAGATTGGTAAATTGCCCATCTTTCTAA